From a region of the Nocardioides ginsengisegetis genome:
- a CDS encoding nuclear transport factor 2 family protein produces the protein MTPDQAVAREAIRYTQSAYHLAGDRGRVDELVLTFTEDGVLELSAGTFVGREAIAERLGRVGGDQPALPPGVRPFLHHHLTSSHLEFLSDVEATGASYFLVMSPVGVDHCGRYADTYVRVGDRWLIAHRTATVSWAAPDSIVGAKAAAGA, from the coding sequence GTGACTCCCGACCAGGCGGTCGCCCGCGAAGCGATCCGCTACACCCAGTCGGCCTACCACCTGGCCGGTGACCGAGGCCGGGTCGACGAACTGGTGCTGACCTTCACCGAAGACGGCGTACTGGAGCTCTCGGCCGGCACGTTCGTCGGGCGAGAGGCAATCGCCGAGCGGCTGGGTCGGGTCGGTGGCGACCAGCCCGCGCTGCCGCCCGGCGTACGGCCGTTCCTGCACCACCACCTGACGAGCTCGCACCTCGAGTTCCTCAGCGACGTCGAGGCCACCGGTGCCAGCTACTTCCTGGTGATGAGCCCAGTCGGGGTCGACCACTGCGGTCGGTACGCGGACACCTACGTGCGGGTGGGGGACCGCTGGCTGATTGCGCACCGCACGGCGACCGTCAGCTGGGCGGCGCCGGACAGCATCGTGGGTGCGAAGGCAGCGGCCGGAGCATGA
- a CDS encoding SDR family oxidoreductase encodes MLASLRFAPGPRMSAVRTAVVTGAARGIGAGIAAKFARSGWHVVLADLSPEVVETASAIAAETGAATTGVVSDVSSPDGAAAILAAVTEIGDFRALVNNAGITRDAMIKKMTPEAFTATNRVNLGGPIRLNAALAEHLADGGTIVNISSKSSQGNVGQFNYALSKAGLLGYTRALAIELAPRIRVNAISPGFIATEMTDAIPDELRNNILARIPLARPGQPSEIADVALWLCSEASSYVTGQVLGVCGGRTYAP; translated from the coding sequence ATGCTCGCTTCGCTGCGGTTTGCCCCTGGACCCCGCATGAGTGCCGTCCGCACGGCCGTGGTGACGGGAGCCGCGCGCGGTATCGGTGCTGGGATCGCCGCCAAATTCGCGCGGAGCGGCTGGCACGTGGTGCTCGCCGATCTCTCCCCGGAGGTGGTCGAGACGGCCTCGGCCATCGCGGCGGAGACCGGCGCGGCCACCACCGGAGTCGTCAGCGACGTGAGCTCGCCTGACGGCGCGGCTGCGATCCTGGCTGCGGTCACCGAGATCGGAGACTTCCGGGCCCTGGTCAACAACGCGGGCATCACCCGGGACGCCATGATCAAGAAGATGACCCCCGAGGCCTTCACCGCCACCAACCGGGTCAACCTCGGCGGGCCGATCCGCCTGAACGCCGCCCTGGCCGAGCACCTGGCGGACGGCGGCACCATCGTGAACATCAGCTCCAAGTCCTCCCAGGGCAACGTGGGCCAGTTCAACTACGCCCTCTCGAAAGCCGGGCTGCTCGGCTACACCCGCGCGCTCGCCATCGAGCTGGCACCGCGGATCCGGGTAAACGCGATCTCGCCAGGTTTCATCGCCACCGAGATGACCGATGCGATTCCGGACGAGCTCCGCAACAACATCCTGGCCAGGATCCCGTTGGCCCGGCCGGGCCAGCCGAGCGAGATCGCCGACGTCGCGCTCTGGCTCTGCTCGGAGGCTTCCAGCTACGTGACCGGCCAGGTGCTGGGCGTGTGTGGCGGCAGGACCTACGCCCCGTGA